The DNA sequence ACATTACCACAGGGGAAGGCGGAATGATTTTAGCTCGCGAAAAATCTGCTGCTGCTCGGATCAAAACATTAGCATTACATGGCATGAGCAAAGATGCCTGGAAGCGATTTGGCGATGATGGCTACAAACACTATTATGTAGAAGAGTGTGGCTACAAATACAATATGATGGATCTTCAAGCCGCGATTGGAATTCATCAGCTAGCTAGAGTAGAAAAATATTGGCACAGACGAGAAGCAATTTGGCAACGATATATTCAAGCTTTCAGTGATTTGCCTCTATGTTTGCCCGCAACTCCAGCAGAAAATACTAAGCATGGTTACCATTTGTTCACTATTCTTGTTGATGAAGCAAAAACAGGAATTAGCCGCGACAACTTTCTCGATGCAATGACCGCAGAAAATATTGGTTTGGGAGTACATTACTTGAGTATTCCTGAACATCCTTATTATCAAACAACCTTTGGTTGGAAACCAGAAGATTATCCAAATGCAATGCGTATAGGAAGGCAAACGGTGAGCTTACCACTGTCACCTAAGTTGACAGATCAAGATGTAGAGGATGTTATCTTGGCGGTAAAACAAATATTAGGGTAAATAAAGCATCTATAAAACTTGTGACAGATCAGGCAATATACAAAGTTAATCTAGATAATTTTATTATTAATTAATATTTAAACTTTTTTAGTAAATGTCATTTGGCTAGAATAAATACTAAAAATTAAAGAAAATAAAAGATTAATTGCCAGTACAGTAATCGCAACGGTTAATATTCCTTGTTGCACAGAAATAAAAATTGCCAGAGCAAAAATAATTGTATAAATTAAGTCAAAATAAAGGGATATGTGAGTTTGATCAATAGAATTTAATAATAAAGAACCTGCATGCTTAAAAGTCATGGGTATAACAGAAAGACAAATTAAAATTAAAATGGGAATGGCTTTAACCCATTTTTCACCAAAGATGATTGGTACATAGAACGGCGATAAAGCTGATTGAAGAATAACAATTGGAATCACAGTTAAGGAAATAGTCTTTAAGCTTTTAAAATAACGTTCCTTCAAGTCTTGGCCATCACCTCTGGCATTACAAAGATGAGGAAATAAAGCTGTCATCAAAGAATTAACAATATTATTGGTAATTCCTGAACCTGCATTAAAAGCAAAATAATATAATCCTAGTTGTTCTACTCCCAGAAATTTACCGACTATTAAATAATCTAAATTAAGGCGTAATTTGGTTAATAATTCAACTCCAATTAAATTTTTACCGTAATTAACTATCATTCGCCAATTTTCTAAACTAAAAGATTTTGGCGGTCGCCACTTATGATTTTTCCAGCTAAAAATAAACCAGACTGGAACTACCATTAGCATTGGTATGACAATAGACCAAATTTTCATGCCTACAAGGGCGAAAATAATGGTAAAAATATTAATGACAATTGACTGACTTGCTGTACACATAGCAATTACTTTTAATCTATTTTCTCGCTCAATTAAGGCACAGTTAGTTAGAAAGAAAGGATAAGCCAAATACATAATTGCTATGACACAAATAGGCAAAATTAGCTGATTGTTATCATAAAATTGAGCTATAGGCCAAGCTGCCAGACTTTGAACCAAAAAAAGAGCAATACATACTATCCAATTAAGCCAGTAAGAAGTATTAGCAATAGTGGCAACTTGCTCTTCTTCTGCTTGTATAACTTTAGCTCCAATACCACCTTTGAAGATAAATACAGTTACTAAATCAAAAATAGTATAAATTACAGCCATCAACCCATAGTCTTGAGGACTAAATACACGAGCTAAAGTAACTGTTGTACCTAATCTAAAAACTCGATTGACTAGTTCTGATGCACCTAACCAGCCAACATTACGTAAAAATCGATTTGATAGCGAATTTTTTAGCTTGTTAATTAGCATTAGTAATTTTTAATTGATAGTAATTTTTTCCAGCAAAATTTAATTAAAGTTCTTTGAGTATTTTTATTAAATAAAGTGAACGGATAAAAACGAATTGCTATCCATAAATTTCGTCCTACTTGATTTATACTTTTGACATCTTTTCTTTGTTTCAAATATAATTCAGCAGAATACAAATATAAATTTTTTAAACTTTTGTTGCGATAAGATTGCAATTCTGTGGGTGCTATTTGATATGCTCTTTCTAGTACGGCACAGTTTTCTTGCATCAAAGCTTCAATATTAGAAGACATACTGTTTAAACGTTGACGATACAAAATTTGGTATTGAGGTACGACCGCAAAAGACCATTTAAAGGCTAATTTGAGATAAAAATCCCAATCTGAGGCTACAGGAAAGTCGGTGGGAAAGCCATGAATTGATTTTATTGCCTCTCGACGAACTAAGATGTTCGAGCCGTTTGATAAGAAGTTGGTTTGCAATAGTTCTCCATAAACATTTCCCTCCCAAACAGGACGAGTGCCTAAAAACAAAATTTTGCCTTGCTCGTCTATAGGGTTAGTCCAACTATAGGCAACTCCTGCTTTAGGATAATCTTTTAAAGCTTTTAGCTGCAATTCTAACTTATTTGGAGTCCAGAGATCGTCGGCATCTAATAGAGATATAAACTCTCCTTGAGCAAGCTCAATTCCTCTATTACGAGCAACTGCGACTCCTGCGTTTTCGTAGCAGAAAATTTTCAGACGAGGTTCTAATTTGACAAGACTTTTAACCAATTCGATCGTACCATCTTGAGAACCGTCATCAATGACAATTATCTCAAAATCAGTAAAAGTTTGCTTTTGTACTGATTCAATTGTTTCTTTAATAGTAAGTTCGGAATTGTATGCAGGGATAATAACAGAAATTATCGGCATAATATATGGAAAAAATCTAAAAAGTAATTGATGTTTTTCGCACAACTCACTCTTAATCAGAACTCATGACTTCATCACACAACGGGGGCGGATTTCGACGAATTTCAGAGGAGGATAGCGTAATTAAATTGAAATTTCGCCAATTAGTCGTAACATACTTCAATTTACCAACGCCTATACCGCCATTTGTAGTCCAGTTATCCCACTTAGCATTCATGCTTAGCCAGTAATCCCCACCCATACCAAGTAAATAACGAGCTTTTGATCTATCGTCTGGTTGTTGAGGATTGCCAGTTATAAGACGTGCTTGCACAGTGGTAAAAATAGCAACTATATCCTTGCGATTGATTGACACTCGATGATTTGGAGGCCAGAAATGGAAGTTATATCCCTGACCTGTTTTGACCGAGACGCTACCATCCTGTTCATAACGGATGTCCGCAGGTTTATTCACATCACCTGCAAAATCTTCTCTATATGCAGCACCCTCAACCTTTTTTGAGCTTTGCAAAAGATGCCATTTGCCATCTCGTTTGCTGAGCATATATGCTTTAATATTTTTAATTTGTACTCGGCTGTTAGTGGCAGGATTCCCTGTGGAATCTTCATACAGCTGTCCCCATGCGGTCATAGCTTTAAAGCCTTGTGTGTTCATTTCAGTATCTACCAGAGGACTAGATGCCCAGTCATAATCTGTTGGAACACCACGTGGCATTCCCTCGTGGGGAGGAGTCATATCGTAAATGAGCGTTGAGATGCAGTTGCTCGCTTGTGCTGGATAATTAGTTTTGTAGCTATAGCAGCATAATAATAATATGACCGAGATTGAGAAAAATACAGGAAACTTTTTTATACGTATAATTTTTTTCATTTTATGGTGAAAACAACTATTTAAACTATAGAGACTAAATAACGTCGCAAAGCGCGAAATCCATAATGCAATTTGTGATAAGCATTAATACCAAACCGATTCATTAACCAAACTGTTAAGTTGAGACGCAAATATTCTTTAGAAAACTTCAGTTGAGGATAATAAGTAACTGCTTGTTGGAGATAATTAGATGCGATCGCATAATTGGGCTGATAACTTTGTAGTGATTGACTGGCTAAATGAAGATAAGCAAAACCATAACTTTTTCCTTTAAGAGGAATTAATTTCGATGAAACAGAAGCAAAGGTTCTTTCTATTACTACTGCTTGTCCTTCAGCCAATGCTTGCAAATTTTTAGAGGCACTCGTATGACACTCTCGATAAGAACAGAGAGTTTCTGGTATGACTCGAACAGAATAGGAAGCTGCAATTCTCAACCACATATCCCAATCTTCGCCATAGGCTTGCAAACTTGCATCGAACATCCCCACTTTTTCAAAACAGGAACGGCGAATCATGGCATTACTAGGAGCAATTACATTTTTCTCCGTAAGTTTTTCCCAAATGTCACCTTGTAAATTGATTTTAAAAGGTTTTCCAAGAGATTTGCCGTTTTGATCGATACGCTCTACCCAAGTATAAACTAGTCCCACTTCAGAATTTTGCTCCAAAACCTCTACTTGCTTAGCAAGCTTAGTAGCATCCCATAGATCATCAGCATCTAGATAGGCAATATATTGTCCTTGGGCATGATTTAAGCCTGTATTTCGCGCTCCTGCCAGACCTCGATTTTCCTGAGAAATCAATTTGACTCTAGGATCTGTTAGTTGTGATGCCCACTCGCACAGGTTATCGGTGCTACCATCATTAACAATAATCACCTCAAAATCTGGATAAGTTTGTGCCAAAATGCTATCGAGACTTTCAGGCAAATACTTCATAGCATTGTATGCAGGAATGATCGCGGAAACTTTAGTCATAATTTATTTTTATTTAGATTGTGTTTGGCTATTTATTAAATGTTGATAAGCAGTCATACTGCGTTGAGCATAGGCTGACCAACTCAAAGCTTCAGAGTCGAAATTTAAAGCAGCTTCTTGTTTTTGCTTGAGAATTTCAAGATTAGTTGCGAGTAGTCGTAAGATAGACGCGATCGCCTGATACTCTTTTGGTGGTACAAGATAACCACTAGGATATTCGGCAATTTGGTCGCCTAAATCAATTGGGTTTGTACTTTGCATT is a window from the Pleurocapsa minor HA4230-MV1 genome containing:
- a CDS encoding glycosyltransferase family 2 protein, translating into MTKVSAIIPAYNAMKYLPESLDSILAQTYPDFEVIIVNDGSTDNLCEWASQLTDPRVKLISQENRGLAGARNTGLNHAQGQYIAYLDADDLWDATKLAKQVEVLEQNSEVGLVYTWVERIDQNGKSLGKPFKINLQGDIWEKLTEKNVIAPSNAMIRRSCFEKVGMFDASLQAYGEDWDMWLRIAASYSVRVIPETLCSYRECHTSASKNLQALAEGQAVVIERTFASVSSKLIPLKGKSYGFAYLHLASQSLQSYQPNYAIASNYLQQAVTYYPQLKFSKEYLRLNLTVWLMNRFGINAYHKLHYGFRALRRYLVSIV
- a CDS encoding glycosyltransferase, with protein sequence MPIISVIIPAYNSELTIKETIESVQKQTFTDFEIIVIDDGSQDGTIELVKSLVKLEPRLKIFCYENAGVAVARNRGIELAQGEFISLLDADDLWTPNKLELQLKALKDYPKAGVAYSWTNPIDEQGKILFLGTRPVWEGNVYGELLQTNFLSNGSNILVRREAIKSIHGFPTDFPVASDWDFYLKLAFKWSFAVVPQYQILYRQRLNSMSSNIEALMQENCAVLERAYQIAPTELQSYRNKSLKNLYLYSAELYLKQRKDVKSINQVGRNLWIAIRFYPFTLFNKNTQRTLIKFCWKKLLSIKNY
- a CDS encoding lipopolysaccharide biosynthesis protein, with the translated sequence MLINKLKNSLSNRFLRNVGWLGASELVNRVFRLGTTVTLARVFSPQDYGLMAVIYTIFDLVTVFIFKGGIGAKVIQAEEEQVATIANTSYWLNWIVCIALFLVQSLAAWPIAQFYDNNQLILPICVIAIMYLAYPFFLTNCALIERENRLKVIAMCTASQSIVINIFTIIFALVGMKIWSIVIPMLMVVPVWFIFSWKNHKWRPPKSFSLENWRMIVNYGKNLIGVELLTKLRLNLDYLIVGKFLGVEQLGLYYFAFNAGSGITNNIVNSLMTALFPHLCNARGDGQDLKERYFKSLKTISLTVIPIVILQSALSPFYVPIIFGEKWVKAIPILILICLSVIPMTFKHAGSLLLNSIDQTHISLYFDLIYTIIFALAIFISVQQGILTVAITVLAINLLFSLIFSIYSSQMTFTKKV
- a CDS encoding DegT/DnrJ/EryC1/StrS family aminotransferase, with translation MISITPGKSPIRSQENFLVFGSPAIEMSEIQEVVASMTSGWLGTGPKVARFEQDFQNYKKADYAVAVNSCTAAIHLSILAAGIKPGDEIITTPLTFCATVNAILHAGGTPVLADVDPLTMNIDSQQVAAKITERTKVILPVHFAGRPCDMDALCSLVRDHNLKMIEDCAHAIETEYKGHKVGTFGDFGSFSFYVTKNITTGEGGMILAREKSAAARIKTLALHGMSKDAWKRFGDDGYKHYYVEECGYKYNMMDLQAAIGIHQLARVEKYWHRREAIWQRYIQAFSDLPLCLPATPAENTKHGYHLFTILVDEAKTGISRDNFLDAMTAENIGLGVHYLSIPEHPYYQTTFGWKPEDYPNAMRIGRQTVSLPLSPKLTDQDVEDVILAVKQILG